One Jeotgalicoccus saudimassiliensis DNA window includes the following coding sequences:
- a CDS encoding ribonuclease HII, which yields MKISDIKLEINKIKTIEDLTASPFNEDERKGVQSALKSRARLLEKERALLEHYETMLQHENKHQGVIIAGIDEAGRGPLAGEVVAAAVVLPEDRKIIGLDDSKKVPLAKRLALREEIMEHAAYGIGIVTAEEIDTHNIYNATKIAMQRALDNLPVSPGHLLIDAMTLDNGIPQTSLIKGDAVSNSIAAASIIAKTTRDMMMEKYDTEYPEYGFGNHKGYGTKAHLEALEKYGAAPIHRKTFEPVKSMFGMQF from the coding sequence ATGAAGATAAGCGATATAAAACTCGAAATCAACAAGATAAAAACCATCGAAGATTTAACGGCCTCTCCATTTAACGAAGACGAGCGCAAAGGTGTACAGAGCGCGCTTAAATCAAGGGCGCGCCTCCTCGAAAAAGAAAGGGCACTGCTCGAACACTACGAAACGATGCTGCAGCATGAAAACAAACATCAGGGTGTCATCATTGCCGGCATCGATGAGGCGGGCCGCGGACCGCTCGCGGGCGAAGTGGTTGCGGCCGCTGTAGTACTGCCGGAAGACCGTAAAATCATCGGCCTCGACGACTCGAAAAAAGTCCCGCTCGCTAAACGCCTCGCACTTCGTGAAGAGATAATGGAGCATGCGGCGTACGGTATCGGCATCGTCACGGCTGAAGAAATCGACACGCACAACATTTATAACGCAACGAAAATTGCGATGCAGCGTGCGCTCGATAATTTACCTGTGTCACCCGGACATTTACTGATCGACGCGATGACCCTCGACAACGGTATTCCGCAGACGTCGCTGATTAAAGGGGATGCTGTGTCCAATTCAATTGCGGCGGCTTCGATTATTGCGAAGACGACACGGGATATGATGATGGAAAAGTACGATACTGAATATCCGGAATACGGCTTTGGAAATCATAAAGGATACGGCACGAAAGCGCATCTTGAAGCACTTGAAAAATACGGTGCGGCACCGATTCACAGAAAGACATTTGAACCGGTTAAAAGTATGTTCGGTATGCAGTTTTAA
- the sucC gene encoding ADP-forming succinate--CoA ligase subunit beta — MNIHEYQGKEIFRSMGVNVPKGNVALTPEEAVEVAKTLDSDVYVVKAQIHAGGRGKAGGVKIAKSVDEVKEYAEELLGKVLVTHQNGPDGTEIKRLLIEEGCDIDSEYYLGFVIDRATNRVTLMGSEEGGTEIEEVAEATPEKIFKEVIDPVVGLLPFQAKRLAFNINIPTASVNKAAKLMLALYDVFMEKDAAIMEINPLVTTGAGEVIALDAKVNFDANALFRNKDVVELRDFDEEDEKEIEASKHDLAYIALEGNIGCMVNGAGLAMATMDTINHFGGKPANFLDVGGGATAEKVTEAFKLILSDKAVEGIFVNIFGGIMKCDVIAEGVVEAVNNVGLEIPLVVRLEGTNVEAGKKILADSGLAITPASTMAEGAQKIIAAVNENK; from the coding sequence ATGAATATCCATGAGTATCAGGGAAAAGAAATTTTTCGCTCAATGGGTGTAAACGTACCTAAAGGTAACGTTGCTCTTACACCAGAAGAAGCAGTTGAAGTAGCAAAAACACTTGATTCAGATGTCTACGTTGTCAAAGCTCAAATCCACGCAGGTGGCCGTGGGAAAGCAGGCGGCGTTAAGATAGCAAAATCTGTCGATGAGGTTAAAGAATACGCTGAAGAATTATTAGGCAAAGTATTAGTAACTCATCAGAACGGTCCGGACGGGACTGAAATCAAACGTCTTCTTATTGAAGAAGGGTGCGATATCGACAGCGAATACTACTTAGGTTTCGTAATTGACCGCGCGACGAACCGCGTTACATTAATGGGTTCTGAAGAAGGCGGGACAGAAATCGAAGAAGTGGCAGAAGCAACTCCTGAAAAGATTTTTAAAGAAGTTATTGATCCGGTTGTAGGTCTTCTGCCGTTCCAGGCTAAGAGACTGGCATTCAACATCAACATTCCAACAGCATCGGTAAACAAAGCTGCTAAATTAATGCTTGCTTTATATGATGTATTCATGGAAAAAGATGCAGCAATTATGGAAATTAACCCGCTTGTAACTACAGGTGCAGGTGAAGTTATCGCACTTGATGCGAAAGTTAACTTCGATGCTAACGCTCTTTTCAGAAACAAAGATGTCGTTGAGTTACGCGACTTCGATGAAGAAGATGAAAAAGAGATCGAAGCATCTAAACACGATTTAGCGTATATCGCTTTAGAAGGTAATATCGGCTGTATGGTTAACGGTGCCGGACTTGCAATGGCAACGATGGATACTATTAACCACTTCGGCGGAAAACCTGCTAACTTCCTTGACGTAGGGGGCGGCGCGACTGCTGAGAAAGTTACTGAGGCATTCAAGCTTATTTTAAGCGACAAAGCTGTTGAAGGTATCTTTGTAAATATTTTCGGCGGAATCATGAAGTGTGACGTTATTGCTGAAGGTGTAGTAGAAGCAGTTAATAACGTAGGACTTGAAATTCCACTGGTTGTTCGTTTAGAAGGTACGAACGTAGAAGCTGGTAAGAAAATTCTCGCAGATTCAGGTCTTGCAATCACACCGGCAAGCACAATGGCTGAAGGTGCTCAGAAGATCATCGCTGCTGTAAACGAAAATAAATAA
- the sucD gene encoding succinate--CoA ligase subunit alpha: MAVFVDKNTKVMVQGITGSTALFHTKQMLEYGTQIVAGVTPGKGGQEVEGVPVFNTVEEAKKETGATVSVVYVPAPFAADSIMEAADSELDLVICITEHIPVLDMVKVVRYLEGKNTRLIGPNCPGVITADETKIGIMPGYIHKKGHVGVVSRSGTLTYEAVHQLTQEGVGQTTAVGIGGDPVNGTNFIDVLKEFNEDPETYAVVMIGEIGGTAEEEAAEWVRDNMTKPVVGFIGGQTAPPGKRMGHAGAIISGGKGTADEKIRIMNECGIETAATPSEIGETLISRIKKEDGLYEKCLTVK, translated from the coding sequence GTGGCTGTATTTGTAGATAAGAATACTAAAGTTATGGTACAGGGTATCACGGGTTCAACAGCACTATTCCACACGAAGCAGATGCTTGAGTACGGTACTCAGATCGTTGCTGGTGTGACACCTGGTAAAGGCGGACAGGAAGTTGAAGGCGTACCTGTATTTAACACTGTAGAAGAAGCTAAAAAAGAAACTGGCGCTACTGTATCAGTAGTATACGTGCCGGCTCCATTCGCAGCAGATTCAATTATGGAAGCTGCTGACTCGGAACTTGATCTGGTAATTTGTATTACAGAGCATATCCCGGTACTCGACATGGTTAAAGTAGTACGTTACCTGGAAGGTAAAAACACGCGTCTGATTGGACCGAACTGTCCTGGTGTTATTACTGCCGACGAAACTAAAATCGGTATTATGCCTGGATATATCCACAAAAAAGGACACGTTGGTGTCGTATCACGTTCAGGGACGTTAACTTATGAAGCAGTTCATCAGTTAACTCAGGAAGGTGTCGGCCAGACAACTGCTGTCGGTATCGGCGGAGACCCTGTTAACGGAACAAACTTTATCGATGTATTAAAAGAATTCAACGAAGACCCTGAAACATACGCTGTAGTAATGATCGGGGAAATCGGCGGTACTGCTGAGGAAGAAGCTGCAGAGTGGGTTCGTGATAACATGACTAAACCTGTAGTCGGCTTCATCGGCGGACAAACTGCACCTCCAGGGAAACGTATGGGCCATGCCGGTGCGATTATCTCAGGCGGTAAAGGTACTGCAGACGAGAAAATCCGTATCATGAACGAATGCGGAATTGAAACAGCTGCTACACCATCTGAAATCGGTGAAACGCTGATCAGCCGTATTAAGAAAGAAGACGGACTTTACGAAAAATGTCTGACTGTAAAATAA
- the dprA gene encoding DNA-processing protein DprA: MDLLLLSHAGVTSKEYLTLVNNGWISPELKRKLKVAETLDRAEILAVLERENIGYITHNHRLYPSLLKEIYDFPYILYYRGNPSLLTLKMLGVVGSRKATDYTTKSLEHLLPSLENIAIISGLAYGADEAAHRIAVKNGLHTIGVLAFGHNTHYPKTTADIRNTMEKTHLTISEYPPDTPIQKWQFVARNRIIAGCARGVLVTEAEEKSGSLITLEMALDDNRSVYCLPGNITSALSKGTNLRIKEGAEAVTESADIQRDFDENGQL, translated from the coding sequence ATGGATTTACTGCTTTTGAGTCATGCAGGTGTAACGTCAAAAGAATATTTGACACTCGTTAATAACGGCTGGATTTCACCGGAACTGAAACGGAAACTCAAAGTCGCGGAAACACTCGACAGAGCTGAAATTCTGGCTGTTCTGGAACGGGAAAACATAGGCTATATCACGCATAACCACAGGCTTTATCCGTCATTATTAAAAGAAATTTATGATTTTCCCTACATATTATATTATCGTGGAAATCCATCGCTGCTTACATTAAAGATGCTCGGGGTAGTCGGGAGCCGTAAAGCGACGGATTATACGACGAAATCACTGGAACACCTCTTGCCGTCTTTGGAAAATATTGCTATTATATCAGGACTTGCGTACGGTGCTGATGAAGCAGCTCACAGGATAGCAGTTAAAAACGGACTGCACACAATCGGTGTGCTCGCATTCGGGCATAATACGCACTATCCGAAAACGACGGCGGATATTCGAAATACGATGGAAAAAACACATTTAACAATCAGTGAATATCCGCCGGATACGCCGATTCAGAAGTGGCAGTTTGTTGCACGGAACAGAATTATTGCGGGCTGTGCGAGAGGTGTGCTGGTCACTGAAGCGGAAGAAAAAAGCGGGAGTTTAATTACTCTGGAAATGGCACTCGATGATAACCGGAGTGTATACTGCCTGCCGGGAAACATTACATCAGCCCTGTCGAAAGGAACGAATTTACGTATTAAGGAAGGCGCTGAAGCAGTTACTGAATCAGCAGATATCCAGCGTGATTTCGATGAAAACGGGCAGCTGTGA
- the topA gene encoding type I DNA topoisomerase encodes MADNLVIVESPAKAKTIEKYLGKRYKVIASMGHVRDLPRSQTGIDTENNYEPKYITIRGKGPLLKELKKEAKKAKKVFLASDPDREGEAIAWHLSHALGPDNDYYRVVFNEITKDAVKESFKTPAEIDMQLVDAQQARRILDRLVGYNISPVLWKKVKKGLSAGRVQSVALKLIIDRENEIRKFVPEEYWSIEGTFKTGRSKFTGKFNKLASDKQKTKLNTKADVDKVMAEIKGDEFHIDSVEKKEKKRYPAQPFTTSSLQQEAARKLNFKARKTMMLSQQLYEGIDIKKEGTVGLITYMRTDSTRISDTAKNEAYDLIQSTYGKEFTGVQKSKKAAQDAHEAVRPTSANRTPDNMKQYLSRDQHRLYKLIWDRFIASQMAPAVLDTVKIDLSNNGVLFRSTGQTIKFKGFMQIYIEGTDDKEDDLNSKLPEMHEGDTVKSEKIEPAQHFTQPPPRFTEARLVKTLEESGIGRPSTYAPTIDTIQKRNYVRMDQKRFIPTEMGEIVNEQVVEYFPDIIDIAFTRNMEESLDSVAEGDKEWRVVIDEFYKGFSPQVERAEEEMEKIEIKDEPVGEDCEKCGSPMVYKMGRYGKFMACSNFPDCRNTKAIVKEIGVKCPTCKEGQVVERKSKRNRIFFGCERYPECDYVSWDRPIGRDCPKCEHHLVETKKGKKAQVKCTNCDYKEDAS; translated from the coding sequence GTGGCAGACAATTTAGTTATCGTAGAATCACCTGCGAAAGCAAAGACAATTGAAAAGTACCTCGGTAAACGTTATAAAGTAATTGCTTCCATGGGACACGTGAGAGATCTTCCACGCAGTCAGACTGGAATTGATACAGAAAATAATTACGAACCAAAATATATTACTATACGCGGGAAAGGTCCGCTGTTAAAAGAATTAAAAAAAGAAGCTAAAAAAGCAAAGAAAGTATTTCTCGCAAGTGACCCCGACAGAGAAGGGGAAGCGATAGCATGGCATCTGAGCCACGCACTCGGACCCGACAACGATTATTACCGCGTGGTCTTCAACGAGATTACAAAAGATGCAGTGAAAGAGAGTTTTAAAACACCGGCTGAGATCGACATGCAGCTTGTTGATGCACAGCAGGCGCGCCGAATACTTGACCGCCTGGTGGGCTATAACATCTCACCTGTATTATGGAAGAAAGTCAAAAAAGGATTATCCGCGGGGCGTGTGCAGTCAGTTGCACTTAAATTAATTATCGACCGTGAAAATGAAATCCGTAAATTCGTACCTGAAGAATACTGGTCTATTGAAGGTACATTTAAAACAGGCCGTTCGAAATTCACAGGCAAGTTCAACAAGCTTGCTTCTGATAAACAGAAGACGAAGCTTAATACGAAAGCCGATGTCGACAAAGTCATGGCTGAAATTAAAGGTGACGAATTCCACATCGACTCCGTTGAAAAGAAAGAAAAGAAACGTTACCCGGCACAGCCGTTTACGACATCTTCGCTGCAGCAGGAAGCGGCGCGCAAACTGAACTTTAAAGCGCGTAAGACAATGATGCTTTCCCAGCAGCTGTATGAAGGTATCGATATTAAAAAAGAAGGTACAGTCGGTCTGATTACTTATATGAGAACGGACTCGACGCGTATATCAGATACGGCGAAAAACGAAGCGTATGATCTGATACAGTCGACATACGGTAAGGAATTTACCGGTGTACAGAAATCGAAAAAGGCAGCGCAGGATGCACACGAAGCGGTGCGCCCGACATCTGCAAACCGTACACCTGATAATATGAAACAGTATTTAAGCCGCGACCAGCACCGTTTGTATAAACTGATCTGGGACCGTTTCATCGCGAGTCAGATGGCTCCTGCTGTTCTCGATACAGTTAAAATTGATCTGAGCAATAACGGTGTATTATTCAGAAGTACAGGTCAGACTATTAAATTTAAAGGATTCATGCAGATTTACATCGAAGGTACCGACGACAAGGAAGATGATCTAAACAGCAAGCTACCTGAAATGCATGAAGGCGATACGGTGAAATCGGAAAAGATTGAACCGGCTCAGCACTTTACTCAGCCGCCGCCGAGATTTACCGAGGCGCGTTTAGTTAAAACGCTCGAGGAATCGGGAATCGGACGTCCGTCAACATACGCACCGACGATTGATACGATTCAAAAACGCAACTACGTCCGTATGGACCAGAAGCGTTTTATCCCGACTGAAATGGGAGAAATCGTTAACGAGCAGGTTGTGGAATACTTCCCGGACATTATCGATATTGCGTTTACGCGTAATATGGAAGAAAGTCTCGACTCCGTTGCCGAAGGCGATAAAGAGTGGAGAGTTGTCATCGATGAATTCTATAAAGGATTCAGTCCGCAGGTGGAACGTGCAGAAGAAGAAATGGAAAAAATCGAAATCAAAGACGAACCGGTCGGTGAAGACTGTGAGAAATGCGGTTCACCAATGGTATATAAAATGGGCCGCTATGGAAAATTCATGGCATGTTCTAATTTCCCTGACTGCCGCAATACAAAAGCAATCGTTAAAGAAATCGGCGTGAAGTGCCCGACTTGTAAAGAAGGTCAGGTTGTAGAACGTAAATCGAAGAGAAACAGAATTTTCTTCGGCTGTGAACGATATCCTGAATGTGATTACGTTTCGTGGGATCGTCCAATCGGACGCGACTGCCCGAAATGCGAACATCACCTGGTCGAAACGAAGAAAGGCAAAAAAGCGCAGGTTAAATGTACGAACTGCGATTACAAAGAAGACGCAAGCTGA
- the xerA gene encoding site-specific tyrosine recombinase/integron integrase, translating to MEIYVNDFLRMLKYQRNFSDHSIKSYDHDIHEFITFLKTESLSVQTFKYIDARNYLAMLYERNFKKTTVSRKISTLRSYYNYLADRACVDINPFTALPFPKKEAVLPDFMYPNEIEGLFDSLDQNHKMYERDLAILELLYATGMRAGELISLRLKDIDFTVQIVRLLGKGRKWRVVPFHDRAAEALKNYAEIYSEDILKNDAMWVNHRGGPLTVRGLRHIIDMTVKRSALHLDIHPHTFRHTFATHLLNNGADLRAVQDLLGHESLSTTQRYTHVTTEQLKKTYLNAHPSNKKR from the coding sequence ATTGAAATTTACGTCAATGACTTTTTACGAATGTTAAAATATCAGCGTAATTTTTCGGATCATTCTATAAAAAGTTATGATCATGACATTCATGAGTTCATAACTTTTTTGAAGACAGAAAGTTTATCTGTTCAGACGTTTAAATATATTGATGCAAGAAATTACCTGGCAATGCTGTATGAGCGCAATTTTAAAAAAACTACCGTTTCGAGAAAAATATCGACGCTCCGGAGCTACTATAATTATTTGGCGGACCGGGCATGCGTCGATATCAATCCGTTTACGGCACTGCCTTTCCCAAAAAAGGAAGCAGTTCTGCCGGACTTTATGTATCCGAACGAAATCGAGGGACTGTTTGACAGCCTGGATCAGAATCACAAAATGTATGAGCGAGACCTCGCGATATTGGAACTGCTTTATGCAACCGGTATGCGGGCAGGCGAACTTATTTCATTGAGGCTGAAAGATATCGATTTTACAGTGCAGATTGTCCGGTTGCTCGGAAAGGGGCGTAAATGGCGCGTCGTGCCTTTTCATGACCGCGCAGCCGAAGCGCTCAAAAACTATGCTGAAATTTACAGCGAAGACATACTTAAAAATGATGCAATGTGGGTAAACCATAGAGGGGGACCGCTGACAGTACGCGGGCTCCGTCATATAATCGATATGACCGTGAAGCGCAGTGCGCTTCACCTCGACATTCATCCTCATACTTTCAGACATACGTTTGCAACACATTTACTGAACAACGGAGCAGATTTAAGGGCAGTGCAGGATTTGCTCGGCCACGAGTCTTTATCGACGACACAGCGTTATACGCATGTGACGACAGAACAGCTTAAGAAGACTTATTTAAATGCACACCCGAGTAATAAGAAGAGGTGA
- the hslV gene encoding HslVU peptidase proteolytic subunit — translation MTTIFAIKHKGKMAIAGDGQVTLGNQVVMKHTAKKVRRLFNEQVVAGFAGSVADAFTLFEKFEANLYEYNGNLQRAAVELAKEWRGDKMLRQLEAMLIVMDKDHLLLVSGTGEVIEPDDGILAIGSGGNYALAAGRAMKKHGDELSAETIARDSLLLASEICVFTNDNIIVETID, via the coding sequence ATGACGACGATATTCGCGATTAAGCACAAAGGCAAAATGGCGATTGCAGGTGATGGCCAGGTAACACTCGGCAATCAGGTCGTAATGAAACATACAGCAAAAAAAGTCCGCCGTTTATTTAATGAACAGGTGGTGGCAGGATTTGCGGGCAGTGTGGCAGATGCTTTTACATTGTTTGAAAAATTCGAAGCGAACCTGTACGAGTACAACGGCAACCTGCAGCGTGCTGCAGTGGAGCTGGCAAAAGAGTGGCGCGGCGATAAAATGCTCCGCCAGCTTGAAGCGATGTTAATCGTAATGGATAAAGACCATTTGCTGCTCGTGTCGGGTACGGGTGAAGTGATTGAGCCGGATGACGGCATACTCGCAATCGGTTCCGGCGGCAACTATGCGCTTGCAGCAGGACGTGCGATGAAAAAGCATGGTGATGAATTAAGCGCTGAAACAATCGCCAGGGACAGCCTGCTCCTCGCAAGTGAAATCTGCGTCTTTACTAACGACAATATAATAGTAGAAACAATTGATTAA
- the hslU gene encoding ATP-dependent protease ATPase subunit HslU codes for MPNNNLSPREITARLDESIVGQQEAKRKVAIAMRNRYRRMLLDDELKEEVIPKNILMIGPTGVGKTEIARRIAKITGSPYTKVEATKYTEVGYVGRDVESMVRDLVDNAVRMVKETKKKEVADDAVELANERLTGLLAPGRKKQKQTSTNPFEMLMNQQNRDEELEEIDDTVRMKRRDIKAKLLAGQLEDEKVTIEVAETSNQLGMMMPGMDNNGMGDMLQNLMPKKTHKRTMSVKKARQYLIDEEAEKLIDLDNVNDEAVELAETTGIIFIDEIDKIAKGSQNSGDVSREGVQRDILPIVEGSTVQTKYGSIKTDYILFIGAGAFHVAKPSDLIPELQGRFPLRVELNKLTTDDFERILKEPKNSLLQQYEALLKTEDVSVSFTDDAIRALAEIAYKVNSSNDDIGARRLHTILETLLEELLYEASNMQGAHVEITKQYVDSKLNHISTDKDLSEFIL; via the coding sequence ATGCCAAACAATAATCTTTCTCCGAGAGAAATTACAGCACGGCTGGACGAAAGCATTGTCGGACAGCAGGAAGCAAAACGAAAAGTCGCAATTGCGATGCGGAACCGCTACAGAAGAATGCTGCTCGATGATGAACTTAAAGAGGAAGTCATTCCAAAAAACATTTTAATGATCGGTCCAACCGGTGTCGGTAAGACAGAAATAGCGAGGCGAATCGCTAAAATTACAGGCAGTCCCTATACGAAAGTCGAAGCGACGAAGTATACGGAAGTCGGCTATGTCGGACGCGATGTTGAATCGATGGTCAGAGACCTTGTGGACAATGCGGTGCGCATGGTTAAAGAAACTAAGAAAAAAGAAGTAGCCGACGATGCAGTGGAATTAGCGAATGAACGACTCACCGGGCTTCTCGCACCGGGACGTAAAAAACAAAAACAGACAAGTACGAATCCTTTTGAAATGCTGATGAATCAGCAAAACCGGGATGAAGAGCTTGAAGAAATAGATGACACGGTCAGAATGAAGCGCCGCGACATCAAAGCGAAACTGCTTGCCGGACAGCTCGAAGATGAAAAGGTGACGATCGAAGTTGCTGAAACTTCAAATCAGCTTGGCATGATGATGCCGGGTATGGATAATAACGGTATGGGAGACATGCTGCAGAACTTAATGCCGAAGAAAACCCACAAGCGTACAATGTCAGTTAAAAAAGCACGTCAGTACTTAATCGATGAAGAAGCTGAAAAGCTGATCGACCTCGATAATGTAAACGACGAAGCTGTTGAACTGGCAGAGACGACAGGTATTATTTTCATCGACGAAATCGATAAGATTGCAAAAGGCAGCCAGAACTCGGGCGATGTTTCGAGAGAAGGTGTGCAGCGCGACATTCTGCCGATTGTTGAAGGTTCCACAGTGCAGACGAAATACGGTTCGATTAAAACGGATTATATTTTGTTTATCGGTGCGGGGGCGTTCCACGTTGCCAAGCCGAGCGATTTAATTCCGGAACTGCAGGGGCGATTCCCGCTCCGGGTTGAGCTGAACAAGCTGACGACGGATGATTTCGAACGTATTTTAAAAGAACCGAAAAACTCACTGCTTCAGCAGTACGAGGCACTGCTGAAAACAGAAGACGTATCCGTTTCATTTACCGATGATGCAATCAGGGCACTTGCTGAAATTGCATATAAAGTAAACTCGTCAAACGACGATATCGGTGCACGGCGTCTCCACACGATTCTGGAAACGCTGCTTGAAGAGCTGCTTTACGAAGCCAGCAATATGCAGGGTGCGCACGTTGAGATTACGAAACAGTACGTCGATTCAAAACTAAACCACATTTCCACAGATAAAGACTTAAGCGAATTTATTTTATAA
- the codY gene encoding GTP-sensing pleiotropic transcriptional regulator CodY codes for MPTLLQKTREINNLIQGSSNIKVDFEEVADKLSRIIECNTFIVSKRGKLLGIGVVQTIENERIVDMLDNRQFPEYYVNQIMRITETRENIAFEDDLTIFPAEDPYQDSETCIVPIYGGGNRLGTLVLGRRENEFSEDDLVLAEYAGTVVGMEILREKNEEVEKKARDKASIAMAIRSLSYSEREAIEHIFDELDADEGLLVASKVADRVGITRSVIVNALRKLESAGVIESRSLGMKGTFIKVKKEDFLPELRKDN; via the coding sequence ATGCCAACTTTATTACAGAAAACACGTGAGATTAACAATTTAATTCAGGGCAGTTCAAATATTAAGGTAGACTTTGAGGAAGTAGCGGACAAATTAAGCCGCATTATCGAATGTAATACATTTATCGTTTCTAAAAGAGGTAAATTACTTGGAATCGGTGTCGTTCAGACAATCGAAAACGAGCGTATCGTTGATATGCTTGATAACAGACAGTTCCCGGAGTATTACGTAAACCAGATTATGCGCATTACTGAAACGCGTGAAAACATCGCGTTTGAAGATGACCTGACAATCTTCCCTGCAGAAGACCCGTACCAGGATTCAGAAACATGCATCGTGCCGATTTACGGCGGCGGCAACCGATTAGGTACCTTAGTACTTGGACGCAGAGAAAATGAATTCTCAGAAGATGATCTGGTACTTGCCGAGTACGCGGGCACAGTTGTCGGCATGGAAATTCTGCGTGAGAAGAACGAAGAAGTTGAAAAGAAAGCGCGTGACAAAGCGAGCATCGCGATGGCAATCCGTTCGCTGTCATATTCAGAGCGTGAAGCAATCGAACATATCTTTGACGAGCTTGATGCAGACGAAGGGCTTCTTGTTGCATCTAAAGTTGCAGACCGTGTAGGTATTACGCGTTCAGTTATCGTTAACGCATTGCGCAAACTTGAAAGTGCCGGTGTTATCGAGTCCCGTTCACTCGGTATGAAAGGGACATTTATCAAAGTTAAAAAAGAAGACTTCCTACCGGAATTAAGGAAAGATAACTAA
- the rpsB gene encoding 30S ribosomal protein S2 → MAVITMKQLLEAGVHFGHQTRRWNPKMSRYIFTERNGIYIIDLQKTVKKVAEAYDFVKSVSEEGGQVLFVGTKKQAQDAIKEEAERAGQLYINQRWLGGILTNYQTINKRIKRISEIEKMEADGVFDVLPKKEVVELRKEYARLNKFLGGIRNMKKMPSAIFIVDPRKERNAIAEAKKLGIPIVAMVDTNCDPDEIDYVIPANDDAIRAVRLMTSKMADAVLEGQRGISDEEVAAEQNIDLKEEDAEAETKEENA, encoded by the coding sequence ATGGCAGTAATCACTATGAAACAATTGCTTGAAGCAGGTGTACACTTCGGACACCAGACACGTCGCTGGAACCCTAAGATGAGCAGATACATCTTCACAGAGCGTAACGGCATCTACATTATCGACTTACAGAAAACAGTTAAGAAAGTTGCAGAAGCTTACGACTTCGTTAAGTCAGTTTCTGAAGAAGGCGGACAAGTTCTATTTGTCGGTACTAAAAAGCAGGCACAGGACGCTATCAAAGAAGAAGCAGAACGTGCAGGTCAGCTTTACATTAACCAGCGCTGGTTAGGCGGTATCTTAACTAACTACCAGACTATCAACAAGCGTATCAAGAGAATTTCTGAAATCGAAAAAATGGAAGCTGACGGCGTATTCGACGTACTTCCTAAAAAAGAAGTTGTAGAATTACGTAAAGAGTATGCACGCTTAAACAAATTCTTAGGCGGTATCCGCAACATGAAGAAAATGCCTAGCGCTATTTTCATCGTTGACCCTCGTAAAGAGCGCAATGCAATTGCAGAAGCTAAAAAACTAGGAATTCCAATCGTAGCAATGGTTGACACTAACTGTGATCCGGATGAAATTGACTACGTAATCCCGGCTAACGACGACGCTATCCGCGCGGTTAGACTTATGACTAGCAAAATGGCAGACGCTGTTTTAGAAGGTCAGCGTGGTATTTCTGATGAAGAAGTTGCAGCTGAACAAAACATCGACTTAAAAGAAGAAGATGCAGAAGCTGAAACTAAAGAAGAAAACGCGTAA